From a region of the Dehalococcoidia bacterium genome:
- a CDS encoding HNH endonuclease family protein, producing RTRSDSHNEWTKDRGQVTIGNLTYSGYNTEMGNLSFDAKKNILEQSNFELNKRIVHEANWTESRIEERSKEMADRALAIWKRT from the coding sequence AGGACCCGGTCGGACTCTCACAATGAGTGGACCAAAGATCGGGGGCAGGTCACCATCGGCAACTTAACCTACTCCGGATACAACACGGAGATGGGGAACCTTTCCTTTGACGCGAAGAAGAACATCCTTGAACAATCGAACTTCGAGCTCAACAAGCGAATCGTGCACGAGGCCAATTGGACAGAGTCACGAATCGAAGAGCGCAGTAAAGAAATGGCGGATCGCGCCCTGGCGATCTGGAAGCGTACATGA
- a CDS encoding restriction endonuclease subunit S translates to MDIAERDPLSKGLERVVGLEHIEPGSLHIREWGNVADGTSFTRAFRAGQVLFGKRRAYQRKVAYAGFDGICSGDILVFEAVSEEMMPELLPFIVQSESFFEQALQTSAGSLSPRTKWTELAKYEFALPPKNEQRRIAEILWAADAVVQQRDELFASLHAMSAAVDDKWFGHASKAVERVEAGAICDTTVGIVVTPAKYYVRDGVPAIRSLNVFPDRFNLDELVHISDGGHRLHPKSQLRTGDVVIVRSGRPGDAAVIGPQLDGANCIDLIIARPVMRLRPHYLTGFLNSESGRRQFLRGTAGTAQKHFNLGAFRKMLIPLPPAQDQDLAVREFAEIDSAATQVGAMRDTDIQVCKALREELLAGTRC, encoded by the coding sequence GTGGACATCGCTGAGCGCGATCCGCTGTCGAAGGGACTCGAGCGGGTCGTCGGCCTTGAGCACATCGAGCCGGGTTCTCTGCACATTCGGGAGTGGGGCAACGTGGCCGATGGCACGAGCTTCACGCGCGCGTTCCGCGCCGGCCAGGTGCTGTTCGGGAAGCGCCGCGCGTACCAGCGAAAGGTCGCCTACGCCGGGTTCGACGGCATCTGCTCCGGCGACATCCTGGTGTTCGAGGCGGTGAGCGAGGAGATGATGCCGGAGCTGCTTCCGTTCATCGTGCAGTCAGAGTCGTTCTTCGAGCAGGCGCTGCAGACCTCCGCGGGCTCACTATCGCCGCGCACCAAATGGACGGAACTTGCGAAGTACGAGTTCGCGCTCCCGCCGAAAAACGAGCAGCGGCGGATTGCGGAGATCCTCTGGGCAGCGGATGCAGTGGTTCAGCAGCGCGACGAATTGTTCGCTTCGCTCCATGCAATGAGTGCCGCAGTCGACGACAAATGGTTCGGGCATGCATCTAAGGCCGTCGAACGAGTCGAAGCGGGTGCTATCTGCGACACGACTGTGGGTATTGTGGTAACCCCGGCAAAATACTACGTGCGCGACGGCGTCCCTGCGATTCGCTCGCTAAACGTCTTCCCCGATCGCTTCAATCTCGACGAGCTAGTACACATCTCCGATGGAGGGCACCGACTTCACCCGAAGTCGCAACTCCGTACGGGAGATGTCGTAATCGTTCGATCCGGACGACCAGGCGACGCGGCTGTGATCGGTCCACAACTTGATGGTGCCAATTGCATTGATCTGATCATCGCGCGTCCTGTGATGCGACTAAGGCCGCATTACCTAACCGGCTTCCTGAACTCAGAGTCAGGCCGAAGGCAGTTCTTGAGAGGGACGGCTGGAACCGCTCAGAAGCACTTTAACCTCGGGGCGTTCAGGAAGATGCTCATACCGCTCCCTCCCGCCCAAGACCAGGACCTCGCTGTACGCGAGTTCGCCGAGATCGACTCGGCGGCGACCCAAGTCGGAGCAATGCGCGATACGGACATCCAAGTGTGTAAGGCACTTCGCGAAGAGCTGCTCGCAGGAACGCGCTGCTGA
- a CDS encoding DUF1326 domain-containing protein — MTWRIKGRSAELCSCNMLCPCWLGPEGRPDLGWCGGAFAFDVQEGESDGLSLVGSKVALTAEWPGNFFAGNGKARLYIDESASPEQRRELEAIFSGHKGGHLEGLFGAVVQTWLPAQFVKIDIDWGDKLSLKVGDVGECTLDPVKDPMGNRTSVKGAAAQAGFQIESMDLASSKGSNWRDPDLRPWSGDSGTLHKFDWKA; from the coding sequence ATGACGTGGCGCATCAAGGGCCGCAGTGCAGAACTGTGCAGTTGCAACATGCTCTGTCCATGCTGGCTCGGTCCGGAGGGACGTCCTGACCTGGGTTGGTGCGGTGGGGCGTTTGCCTTCGATGTTCAGGAGGGCGAATCCGACGGGTTGAGCCTTGTCGGCTCCAAGGTGGCGCTCACCGCCGAATGGCCCGGCAACTTCTTCGCCGGGAACGGCAAAGCCAGACTCTATATCGACGAGAGCGCCAGCCCCGAACAGCGTCGCGAACTCGAGGCGATCTTTAGCGGTCACAAAGGCGGGCACCTCGAGGGATTGTTCGGCGCCGTCGTCCAAACGTGGCTGCCAGCGCAATTCGTGAAGATCGACATCGACTGGGGCGACAAACTATCGCTCAAGGTCGGGGACGTGGGAGAGTGCACGCTCGATCCGGTGAAGGATCCGATGGGAAACAGAACCAGCGTTAAAGGCGCGGCCGCACAGGCCGGGTTTCAGATCGAGAGTATGGATCTGGCGAGCAGCAAAGGGAGCAACTGGAGAGATCCTGATCTGCGCCCATGGTCAGGCGATTCGGGCACACTCCACAAGTTCGACTGGAAGGCCTGA
- a CDS encoding DUF2182 domain-containing protein produces the protein MGEELSMTAAASDYPLPRERNLIIVTLIALAVAAWALIIWQSSINDDDEMMMSPTMGLAAPVFLGIWIAMMVAMMFPTAMPMILTFARVQSGKAARGQTVVPVWIFVAAYLLVWTAFGVAAFVVASAGEELAERSMWLMDNAARVGGGVLIVAGLYQLSPLKRTCLSRCRSPMSWILNSWRDGAGGALRMGVEHGTYCLGCCWLLFVILFPLGMMNIAALALITALIFAEKSLPISRSAGMLAALALIAYGLLVLAYPDVLPTMI, from the coding sequence TTGGGCGAGGAACTATCGATGACGGCAGCGGCGAGCGACTATCCGCTTCCGCGCGAGCGAAACCTGATCATCGTCACGCTCATCGCGCTTGCCGTTGCCGCATGGGCACTGATCATCTGGCAGTCGTCCATCAATGACGATGACGAGATGATGATGAGTCCCACGATGGGCCTGGCGGCGCCCGTCTTCCTCGGCATATGGATCGCCATGATGGTCGCCATGATGTTTCCGACGGCGATGCCGATGATCCTGACGTTTGCGCGCGTGCAGTCAGGTAAAGCCGCGCGCGGACAGACGGTTGTGCCCGTGTGGATCTTCGTCGCCGCTTATCTCCTGGTGTGGACCGCCTTCGGCGTCGCCGCCTTCGTGGTCGCTTCGGCCGGCGAAGAGCTCGCGGAACGCTCGATGTGGCTGATGGACAACGCCGCGCGCGTCGGCGGCGGCGTGCTGATCGTCGCGGGCCTGTACCAGCTCTCGCCGTTGAAGCGCACCTGCCTGTCGAGATGTCGCTCGCCTATGTCCTGGATCCTCAACTCATGGCGAGACGGTGCGGGCGGCGCGCTGCGGATGGGAGTCGAGCACGGCACGTATTGCCTGGGTTGCTGCTGGCTCTTGTTCGTGATCTTGTTTCCGCTCGGAATGATGAACATCGCTGCGCTGGCGCTCATCACGGCACTTATTTTCGCAGAGAAGTCGCTGCCGATCAGCCGCTCTGCGGGAATGCTCGCTGCACTCGCGCTGATCGCGTACGGCCTCTTAGTGCTTGCGTACCCCGACGTACTTCCCACCATGATCTAG
- a CDS encoding HD domain-containing phosphohydrolase encodes MVGWSAAEDGLARHQRLLEEKSALLELALESERERGRRDPLTGALNHAVITGALSDAVAGTESRSLAVAMVDVDGLKAANDTYGHQMGDAVLGVIAEALDRDGAIVGRYGGDEFMAILPGANRDAAERYRSAVMAGLAEADLTDVETGTRVPVLASIGLAIYPEEANAVEDLIKASDSAMFVMKRQRAAGAAAHETTRALASDRAATMVGELVPFLTTPGSLDEKLRLVAQRLTTGAGYAGVSFALFKEEESDPADLSSFAEAPSELVERWDEANEDEPEVEQPIRPILERTQRPMIMDDIATTPFINERRSLLLSANIHSAIVAPMIWQGKVVGTLSAGGRDIAAFGPRDAQFLHAVATQVTAIVRTASLVEELQYASSRLLQSHQETVLMLASAAEAHDHSTGHHLHRVRSIAEALASELGHDAEAAKEIGVAAVLHDIGKIRVPDYILASAESLGDEEWRLMKHHTVWGSEFLGDRPEFALAAAVARCHHERWDGTGYPAGLVGDEIPLAAAITSVADSLDAMTNDRPYRSARPLQDAILEVQAWSGRQFSPRVVDALVRLYERGVLPGMADEDTTSTDDPQSLAA; translated from the coding sequence ATGGTCGGCTGGTCCGCGGCTGAGGACGGCCTTGCCAGGCACCAACGCCTGCTCGAAGAGAAGTCTGCGCTCCTCGAGCTTGCGCTCGAATCGGAACGCGAGCGCGGGCGCCGTGACCCGCTCACCGGCGCTCTCAACCATGCCGTGATCACCGGGGCGCTCAGCGATGCGGTCGCTGGCACCGAGAGCCGCTCGCTCGCTGTAGCCATGGTGGATGTTGATGGACTGAAGGCTGCCAACGACACCTACGGACACCAGATGGGCGACGCCGTCCTCGGCGTCATCGCCGAAGCGCTGGACCGTGACGGCGCTATCGTCGGGCGCTACGGAGGCGACGAGTTCATGGCCATCCTCCCCGGCGCCAACCGTGACGCCGCGGAACGGTATCGCAGCGCCGTCATGGCGGGGCTCGCCGAAGCGGACCTGACCGATGTCGAGACCGGCACGCGCGTCCCCGTCCTCGCGAGCATTGGCCTCGCGATCTACCCCGAAGAGGCGAACGCCGTCGAAGACCTGATCAAAGCATCCGACAGCGCGATGTTCGTCATGAAGCGCCAGCGCGCCGCGGGCGCCGCCGCGCACGAAACGACGCGGGCGCTCGCCTCGGACCGTGCCGCGACGATGGTCGGCGAGCTGGTGCCCTTCCTCACGACGCCGGGGAGCCTGGACGAGAAGCTCCGGTTGGTCGCGCAGCGCCTCACCACCGGCGCGGGATACGCCGGCGTCAGCTTTGCGCTGTTCAAGGAGGAAGAGAGCGATCCGGCCGACTTGAGTTCGTTCGCGGAGGCGCCCAGCGAACTCGTCGAACGATGGGACGAGGCCAACGAAGACGAGCCGGAAGTCGAGCAGCCGATCCGTCCTATTCTCGAGCGCACCCAGCGCCCGATGATCATGGACGACATCGCGACGACTCCGTTCATCAACGAACGGCGCAGCCTGCTGCTCTCCGCAAACATCCACTCCGCGATCGTCGCGCCGATGATCTGGCAGGGAAAAGTCGTCGGCACACTCTCCGCCGGCGGCAGGGACATCGCCGCCTTCGGCCCGCGCGATGCGCAGTTCCTGCACGCCGTCGCCACGCAGGTCACGGCGATCGTGCGTACCGCTTCGCTCGTCGAAGAACTGCAGTACGCCTCCAGCCGCCTCCTTCAATCGCACCAGGAGACCGTGCTCATGCTGGCGAGCGCCGCCGAGGCGCACGACCACTCGACCGGTCATCACCTCCACCGCGTCCGTTCGATCGCCGAAGCGCTGGCGAGCGAACTGGGACACGACGCCGAGGCGGCCAAGGAGATCGGCGTCGCCGCCGTCCTGCACGACATCGGCAAGATCCGCGTGCCGGACTACATCCTTGCGAGCGCCGAGTCTCTCGGCGATGAGGAATGGCGGCTGATGAAGCATCACACGGTCTGGGGCAGCGAGTTTCTCGGCGACCGGCCCGAATTCGCGCTCGCGGCCGCCGTCGCCCGCTGCCACCATGAGCGCTGGGACGGCACCGGCTATCCGGCGGGCCTCGTCGGCGACGAGATTCCGCTTGCCGCGGCCATCACCTCCGTCGCCGACAGCCTCGACGCGATGACCAACGACCGGCCCTATCGCAGCGCCCGCCCGCTGCAGGATGCCATCCTCGAGGTGCAGGCGTGGTCCGGCCGCCAGTTCAGTCCGCGCGTCGTCGATGCGCTGGTCCGCCTGTACGAGCGCGGTGTCCTGCCCGGGATGGCGGACGAAGACACTACCTCCACCGACGATCCCCAGAGCCTCGCTGCGTAG
- the tcuA gene encoding FAD-dependent tricarballylate dehydrogenase TcuA — protein MTETYDVIVAGAGNAALCAALSAREQGASVLVLERAPEHFRGGNTYFTGGGFRFPYEGIDDIRRLIPDLSEAETAAIDVGAYPSQQMYADMMRVSEGLADDGLIDLVVQRAYPTMCWMRDRGVRWVLQYGRQAFESGGVRRFWGGLITECVGGGKGLSDALFAIAERAGIEVLYEAKATDLRIDATGRGAGLVCRTPEGRREIEARSVVLACGGFEANAEMRARYLGAGWELAKVRGTQFNTGDGIRMALDAGAMSYGHWSGCHAVAWDLNAPPYGNRNIGDLYQKHSYPFGIVVNVDGDRFVDEGADFRNYTYARYGREILRQPHRAAFQIFDAKVAHLLRDEYRIRQVSKAEADSVDALADALGIDRSGLVRTVQAFNAAVQAGEFDPTVLDGKRTEGVEPPKSNWALPIDTPPYAGYAVTCGITFTFGGLRIDESARVLDGDERPIRGLYAAGELVGGLFYFNYAGGSGLMAGSVFGRIAGASAGVYAADSRGEQ, from the coding sequence GTGACAGAGACGTATGACGTCATCGTCGCGGGGGCGGGGAACGCCGCCCTGTGCGCGGCGCTCTCGGCCCGCGAGCAAGGCGCGAGCGTGCTCGTGCTCGAGCGCGCGCCGGAGCATTTCCGGGGTGGCAACACGTATTTCACCGGCGGTGGCTTCCGCTTTCCTTACGAGGGTATCGACGACATCCGCCGGTTGATCCCGGATCTGAGCGAAGCCGAGACGGCAGCGATCGATGTCGGTGCGTATCCCTCGCAGCAGATGTATGCCGACATGATGCGCGTCTCCGAAGGCCTGGCCGACGACGGACTCATTGACCTCGTCGTGCAGCGCGCGTATCCGACGATGTGCTGGATGCGCGACCGCGGCGTCAGGTGGGTGTTGCAGTACGGGCGGCAAGCGTTTGAGTCCGGCGGCGTCCGCCGGTTCTGGGGCGGGCTGATCACGGAGTGCGTCGGTGGTGGCAAAGGGCTGTCGGACGCGCTGTTCGCGATCGCCGAGCGCGCCGGTATCGAGGTGCTGTACGAGGCGAAGGCGACCGATCTGCGGATCGACGCGACCGGCCGCGGCGCGGGGCTTGTGTGCCGGACGCCCGAGGGGCGGCGGGAGATCGAAGCGCGCAGCGTCGTGCTGGCGTGCGGCGGCTTCGAGGCCAACGCGGAGATGCGCGCGCGCTACCTGGGCGCCGGATGGGAACTGGCGAAGGTGCGCGGCACGCAATTCAATACCGGCGATGGCATACGCATGGCACTGGACGCGGGCGCCATGTCGTACGGGCACTGGAGCGGATGCCACGCCGTCGCGTGGGACTTGAACGCGCCGCCATACGGCAATCGGAACATCGGCGATCTGTACCAGAAGCACTCATACCCGTTCGGCATTGTCGTGAACGTGGATGGCGACCGGTTCGTCGACGAGGGGGCCGATTTTCGCAACTACACGTACGCGCGCTACGGACGCGAGATTCTGCGGCAACCGCATCGCGCGGCGTTTCAGATCTTCGATGCGAAAGTCGCGCACCTGCTGCGTGATGAGTACCGCATCCGGCAGGTGAGCAAAGCCGAGGCGGACTCCGTCGATGCGCTCGCGGACGCATTGGGCATCGACAGATCCGGGCTGGTGCGGACCGTGCAGGCGTTCAATGCGGCGGTGCAAGCGGGCGAGTTCGACCCGACGGTGCTTGATGGCAAGCGCACGGAAGGTGTCGAGCCGCCGAAGTCCAACTGGGCGCTGCCGATCGACACGCCGCCGTATGCCGGCTACGCGGTCACATGCGGCATCACGTTCACGTTCGGCGGCTTGCGGATCGACGAGTCCGCGCGCGTGTTGGACGGCGACGAGCGGCCGATTCGCGGGTTGTACGCGGCGGGCGAGCTGGTGGGCGGGCTGTTCTACTTCAACTACGCCGGGGGTTCGGGGTTGATGGCCGGATCGGTCTTTGGACGGATCGCCGGCGCATCTGCGGGCGTCTATGCGGCGGACTCGCGTGGAGAGCAGTAA
- a CDS encoding CoA transferase, whose translation MPAALSGITVIDFTEYIAGPYCTMMLADMGADVIKVERPHGDAWRHTAPVAPYEGRVALGVNRGKRSIAIDLAAPAGQQIVQKMLAQADVAVMNYRPGVAVRLGIGYDELAAANPRLIYCENSAFGREGPYAGRPGFDILSQAATGMILYENKVERGGTPGYISTLAVADLTTGMFMAYAVVSALFARASSGLGQRIETSLFASGLAAQYRPLMSIEDTDRPVREGFLAELRDRRAEGIRHEDAEALRRQYVSPRGRNNYYRVYETRDALIAVACLQNEQRRALRDALGVSDPTVDGLRYDWFSEEVRSTHKQLGEEMESAFHHRTTAEWIEALDNSDVPCGPVNFPEEIFEHPHVLANDLMIDIEHEIVGPLRMPASPVRMSLTPPATPAPPPPLGAHSVEVLTQFGYPEQEINHLIEQGVVWTRERIIERDRKMGEGTQ comes from the coding sequence ATGCCCGCAGCCCTTTCGGGGATCACCGTCATCGACTTCACCGAGTACATCGCCGGCCCCTACTGCACGATGATGCTCGCCGATATGGGCGCCGACGTGATCAAGGTCGAGCGGCCGCACGGCGACGCCTGGCGCCACACCGCACCCGTGGCGCCGTACGAGGGACGCGTGGCGCTCGGCGTGAATCGCGGCAAGCGCAGCATCGCCATCGACCTCGCCGCTCCCGCGGGGCAGCAGATCGTGCAGAAGATGCTCGCGCAGGCCGATGTGGCGGTGATGAACTACCGCCCCGGCGTCGCGGTGCGCCTGGGCATCGGCTACGACGAACTCGCGGCGGCGAACCCGCGCCTGATCTACTGCGAGAACAGCGCTTTCGGCCGCGAAGGCCCCTACGCGGGGCGTCCCGGCTTCGACATCCTGTCGCAGGCCGCGACCGGCATGATCCTCTACGAGAACAAGGTCGAGCGCGGCGGCACGCCCGGTTACATCTCGACACTCGCCGTCGCGGACCTGACGACCGGCATGTTCATGGCGTACGCCGTCGTATCGGCGCTGTTCGCACGCGCTTCGAGCGGCCTCGGTCAGCGAATCGAAACGAGCCTCTTCGCGTCGGGGCTCGCGGCGCAGTACCGCCCGCTCATGTCGATCGAAGACACGGACCGCCCGGTGCGCGAAGGATTCCTCGCTGAGCTGCGAGACCGCCGCGCCGAAGGCATCCGACACGAAGACGCGGAGGCGCTGCGACGCCAGTACGTCTCGCCGCGCGGCCGCAATAACTACTACCGTGTGTACGAGACGCGCGACGCGCTCATCGCCGTCGCATGCCTGCAGAACGAACAGCGGCGTGCATTGCGCGACGCGCTCGGCGTGAGCGACCCGACGGTCGACGGTCTGCGCTACGACTGGTTTTCCGAAGAAGTGCGCAGCACCCACAAGCAACTCGGCGAAGAAATGGAGAGCGCATTCCACCACCGGACGACCGCGGAGTGGATCGAAGCCTTGGATAACTCCGACGTGCCGTGCGGGCCCGTGAACTTCCCGGAGGAGATCTTCGAGCATCCGCACGTGCTCGCGAACGACCTGATGATCGATATAGAGCACGAGATCGTCGGCCCGCTGCGCATGCCCGCCTCCCCAGTACGCATGAGCCTGACGCCGCCCGCGACGCCGGCACCGCCGCCGCCGCTCGGCGCGCATAGCGTCGAGGTGCTGACGCAGTTCGGCTATCCGGAGCAGGAGATCAACCATCTCATCGAGCAAGGCGTCGTGTGGACGCGCGAGCGGATCATCGAGCGCGACCGCAAAATGGGCGAAGGGACGCAGTGA
- a CDS encoding acyl-CoA dehydrogenase family protein, with the protein MDFRFPPEEEAFREEVRQFLRDEMPQRAPDRIDAWQFHRQFIRKLAERGWLTLSWPKEWGGAGAGHLRQLVFNEEMAHADAPANDLGSDRVGPTIILHGTDEQKQRFLPDIMRGEAVWCQGFSEPGAGSDLASLQARAVIDGDSFVINGSKIWTSLAHLAQWMVLLARTEPDAPKHKGISYFLVDMNTPGITVTPLADMAGRHTFNQVFFQDARIPRDALLGELHRGWYVATSTLDFERSGIQRVIGSMRTFGDLVDYAAELAAGGHPAIGYDSVRHRLADLKIEFEVGRLLSYRVAWLQSLGRVPNYEASVSKLFGSELTQRLARTGMQLMGLGGQLAPGSAWAPLAGRIESLYLQSAALTIAAGTSEINRGIISTRGLGLPRD; encoded by the coding sequence ATGGACTTCCGCTTTCCACCCGAAGAGGAAGCGTTCCGCGAGGAGGTGCGCCAGTTTCTGCGGGATGAGATGCCGCAGCGCGCGCCGGACCGGATCGACGCCTGGCAGTTCCATCGCCAGTTCATCCGCAAGCTCGCCGAGCGCGGCTGGCTGACGCTGAGCTGGCCGAAGGAGTGGGGCGGCGCGGGCGCCGGCCATCTGCGACAACTCGTCTTCAACGAAGAGATGGCGCACGCCGACGCACCGGCGAACGACCTGGGCAGTGACCGCGTCGGACCGACGATCATCCTTCACGGCACCGACGAACAGAAGCAGCGTTTCTTGCCGGACATCATGCGCGGCGAGGCAGTCTGGTGTCAGGGCTTCAGCGAGCCGGGCGCCGGCTCCGACCTCGCGTCGCTGCAGGCGCGCGCGGTGATCGATGGCGACAGCTTCGTGATCAACGGCAGTAAGATCTGGACCAGCCTCGCGCATTTGGCGCAATGGATGGTCCTGCTCGCCCGCACGGAGCCTGACGCACCAAAGCACAAGGGCATCTCGTACTTTCTCGTCGATATGAACACCCCGGGCATCACGGTCACGCCGCTGGCCGACATGGCCGGACGGCACACGTTCAACCAGGTGTTCTTCCAGGATGCGCGCATCCCACGCGACGCGTTGCTCGGCGAACTCCACCGCGGCTGGTACGTGGCGACGTCCACGCTCGACTTCGAGCGCTCCGGTATCCAGCGCGTCATCGGATCGATGCGTACGTTCGGTGACCTGGTGGACTACGCTGCCGAACTGGCAGCGGGCGGGCATCCGGCCATCGGATATGACAGCGTGCGTCATCGGTTGGCCGACCTGAAGATCGAATTCGAGGTCGGACGCCTGCTCTCGTATCGCGTCGCATGGTTGCAGAGCCTGGGTCGCGTGCCGAACTACGAGGCATCGGTGTCGAAGTTGTTTGGCTCCGAACTGACGCAGCGCCTCGCGCGGACCGGCATGCAGCTTATGGGTCTCGGCGGCCAGCTTGCGCCGGGGTCAGCGTGGGCGCCGCTCGCCGGCCGCATCGAGTCGCTCTATCTGCAATCCGCTGCGCTGACCATCGCCGCGGGCACGAGCGAGATCAACCGCGGCATCATCTCGACGCGCGGGCTAGGTTTGCCGCGCGACTGA
- a CDS encoding acyl-CoA dehydrogenase family protein: MTTERRSRIEQTAPNGTASPSTSAFTTPEKAARYASEQYAGATGLNWYTCDPSLQRTLRYYMPADDLAWAEPHLERWGELMGGEVSRRAEETDRNPPRLVKYDRWGHDVSEVVIPESAQQTKRDVLANRFSSAALVEAARAAGVRTELPAMAESYMLNQAEVGMTCAIGTGSGMIQRLVAEFAPTDIRELVLGKFASGEWEGETAQMFTERTGGSDLGAMETTAVPDGDAYRLNGLKWFASNANGQVFVVLAKPIGAPDSVKGVCSFLVMRQRRDGTPNGVHIRQLKDKLGTRSVASCEIEFLDAEAFLMSGAPVESENVGGDGQGLARMMQMTNDARIGVALMGLGCARRALVESLCYARSRAAFGKTLVDHPLMRRKLAEMIVDVEAGLALVLDGAGYANHQRQRDSRARLRIAPAIVKLKTARLGITMASDAIEIHGGNGYIETWPVARILRDAQVNTIWEGPDNILCLDVRRAIERDRADVPLVERLREAVANAGESPAANVLARRIDDLSAAIEAWKELDRVTAEARLFPLAQFMGDVYAGALLCEQAEWELRELGDTRKGVVADLFVRRYLDDQSPLRGIDAPRDPALEHFDALVAGALIDDRLA, translated from the coding sequence ATGACGACCGAACGCCGCAGTCGCATCGAACAGACGGCGCCGAACGGCACGGCTTCGCCATCCACGTCCGCCTTCACGACGCCGGAGAAGGCGGCTCGCTATGCATCGGAGCAGTATGCCGGGGCGACGGGGCTGAACTGGTATACGTGCGACCCCTCGCTGCAGCGCACGCTGCGCTACTACATGCCGGCTGACGACCTGGCATGGGCGGAGCCGCACCTCGAGCGCTGGGGAGAGCTGATGGGCGGGGAGGTCTCGCGTCGCGCGGAAGAGACGGACCGCAATCCGCCGCGCCTGGTCAAGTACGACCGCTGGGGCCACGACGTCAGCGAGGTCGTGATCCCCGAGTCCGCGCAACAGACGAAGCGCGATGTGCTTGCGAACCGATTTTCATCGGCGGCACTGGTTGAGGCTGCGCGCGCGGCGGGCGTGCGGACCGAACTGCCGGCGATGGCGGAGTCCTACATGTTGAACCAGGCGGAGGTCGGCATGACCTGCGCCATCGGCACGGGCTCCGGCATGATCCAGCGTCTGGTGGCCGAGTTCGCGCCGACGGACATCCGCGAACTCGTCCTGGGCAAGTTCGCCTCGGGCGAATGGGAAGGCGAGACGGCGCAGATGTTCACGGAGCGCACAGGCGGCTCGGACCTGGGCGCGATGGAGACGACGGCCGTACCCGACGGCGACGCGTACCGGCTGAACGGACTCAAGTGGTTCGCTTCAAACGCAAACGGGCAGGTCTTCGTCGTGCTGGCGAAGCCGATCGGCGCGCCGGACAGCGTGAAGGGCGTCTGCTCGTTTCTCGTCATGCGCCAGCGCCGCGACGGCACGCCGAACGGCGTCCACATTCGCCAGTTGAAAGACAAGCTGGGTACGCGCTCGGTCGCCTCGTGCGAGATCGAGTTCCTCGACGCCGAGGCATTCCTGATGTCGGGCGCGCCCGTCGAATCCGAGAATGTCGGCGGTGATGGCCAGGGGCTAGCCCGCATGATGCAGATGACGAACGACGCGCGCATCGGCGTGGCGCTGATGGGCCTCGGGTGCGCGCGGCGTGCGCTCGTCGAGTCGCTCTGCTATGCGCGCTCGCGCGCGGCCTTCGGCAAAACGCTGGTCGACCACCCGCTGATGCGACGCAAGCTGGCGGAAATGATCGTCGATGTCGAAGCGGGCCTGGCGCTCGTGCTCGACGGTGCGGGCTACGCGAACCACCAGCGGCAGCGCGACAGCCGCGCACGGCTGCGCATCGCGCCGGCGATCGTGAAATTGAAGACGGCGCGTCTCGGCATCACGATGGCGAGCGATGCGATCGAGATCCACGGCGGCAACGGCTACATCGAGACGTGGCCGGTGGCGCGTATCCTGCGCGATGCGCAGGTCAACACGATCTGGGAAGGCCCGGACAACATCCTCTGCCTGGACGTGCGACGGGCGATCGAACGCGATCGGGCTGACGTGCCGCTCGTCGAGCGGTTGCGCGAGGCGGTGGCGAACGCGGGCGAATCGCCGGCGGCGAACGTCCTTGCGCGCCGTATCGACGACCTGTCGGCTGCCATCGAAGCCTGGAAAGAGTTGGACCGCGTGACGGCGGAGGCGCGTCTCTTCCCGCTGGCGCAGTTCATGGGCGACGTCTACGCAGGCGCTCTGCTCTGCGAGCAGGCCGAATGGGAGCTACGCGAGCTTGGCGATACGCGCAAGGGCGTCGTGGCCGATCTGTTCGTGCGACGCTACCTGGATGACCAGAGCCCGCTTCGCGGCATCGACGCGCCGCGCGACCCTGCACTCGAGCACTTCGACGCGCTGGTAGCGGGAGCGCTGATCGACGATCGTCTCGCTTAG
- a CDS encoding DinB family protein, whose translation MDEFKSDLAENLRAVEVARTALLEQLRTLQPDDLRSTRRGGWSVQEVLRHVIDAEVSYTKVIGYLRSSPVDLPNATDEDVASPKAAEAALARARERLLALIQGVDEPTFYDLRALGKEQYSVVSVLENVASHDHEHLEQITKTLASARV comes from the coding sequence ATGGACGAGTTCAAATCGGACCTTGCGGAAAATCTGAGAGCGGTCGAGGTGGCCCGCACCGCACTGCTGGAGCAGTTGCGAACGTTGCAACCCGACGATCTTCGCAGCACGCGGCGTGGAGGCTGGTCGGTGCAAGAAGTCCTTCGTCATGTGATCGATGCCGAGGTGTCCTACACAAAGGTCATCGGCTATCTGCGTTCGAGCCCGGTCGATCTCCCGAACGCGACCGACGAAGACGTTGCGTCGCCGAAAGCGGCGGAGGCTGCGTTGGCGCGCGCGCGAGAACGCCTCCTCGCGTTGATCCAGGGCGTCGACGAGCCGACGTTCTACGATCTTCGCGCGCTGGGGAAAGAGCAGTACAGCGTCGTAAGCGTGCTGGAAAACGTCGCCAGCCACGACCACGAGCACTTGGAGCAAATCACGAAGACGCTGGCCTCAGCCCGCGTTTGA